A portion of the Cryptomeria japonica chromosome 5, Sugi_1.0, whole genome shotgun sequence genome contains these proteins:
- the LOC131075574 gene encoding uncharacterized protein LOC131075574 gives MAKGETPREGPSSKFQEAVATNLPGQEARVFENALFSQNTGATDPGSPVGSRITKINGCLERCKDRPKLVIPFEMIAEDVEYYSKHSLYCKFLGLRVSLQFLENWAQKVWELEGEMEVTLLANNFFMVTFLCMADRNRVFEGGPYFYNQVGLFVKPWHAGFNPSEELPNRVPVWVRLPRFPIECCREDVLHMLASMLGKPVGPSSQTLGKKVMTFARICVELDLSRPLPDAVEMCAGSHSWVQQLDYETLPFRCRLCHEYGHLVRRCPKAKSVEQQTSPPPRDNPSADKGKKPVVGEDKDVEGFVRVKARNRNRGQKRTLRERQEEDTFNRFEILDELGQPEVNPGLIIEDEQAGDSRMGTISSIPPIDSHEETTMPMVTDGQTGVQMILEPNGELGQGVENVSIPTRTAAPESDKRGKSSPHLGILQKDGKKGVSEKNVKLG, from the coding sequence ATGGCCAAAGGGGAGACACCTAGGGAGGGGCCTAGTTCAAAATTTCAAGAAGCAGTGGCTACGAATTTGCCAGGTCAGGAAGCAAGGGTTTTTGAAAATGCCCTCTTCTCTCAGAATACAGGGGCTACGGATCCAGGCTCGCCTGTGGGATCTCGGATCACGAAGATTAACGGATGTCTTGAAAGGTGCAAAGATAGACCCAAATTGGTAATTCCCTTTGaaatgattgctgaagatgtcgaaTATTACTCTAAACATTCGTTGTATTGCAAGTTCCTGGGTTTAAGAGTTTCTCTCCAATTTCTGGAAAACTGGGCTCAAAAAGTGTGGGAACTAGAGGGTGAAATGGAGGTTACGTTGCTAGCAAATAATTTTTTCATGGTAACATTTCTTTGTATGGCTGATCGGAATAGGGTTTTTGAGGGTGGACCCtatttttataaccaggtggggCTATTCGTCAAACCATGGCATGCAGGATTTAATCCTTCTGAGGAGCTTCCAAATCGGGTTCCGGTGTGGGTTCGGTTACCCAGATTTCCTATAGAATGTTGTCGCGAGGATGTTCTCCATATGCTTGCATCGATGCTCGGGAAGCCGGTGGGTCCTTCATCACAAACCTTGGGTAAGAAAGTTATGACCTTTGCTCGAATTTGTGTGGAACTTGATTTGAGTAGACCACTGCCTGATGCGGTAGAGATGTGTGCGGGCTCACATTCCTGGGTGCAACAATTGGATTATGAGACCCTTCCTTTTCGATGCCGTCTTTGTCATGAATATGGCCATCTTGTGAGAAGATGCCCAAAGGCCAAGTCAGTGGAACAGCAAACTTCGCCTCCTCCTCGTGATAATCCTAGTGCGGACAAAGGGAAGAAGCCTGTTGTTGGGGAGGACAAAGATGTTGAGGGCTTTGTTCGGGTTAAGGCTCGTAATCGGAACAGAGGCCAGAAGCGGACTCTAAGGGAGCGACAGGaagaggatacctttaacaggttCGAGATCTTGGATGAATTGGGTCAGCCAGAAGTTAATCCTGGATTAATTATTGAGGATGAACAGGCAGGGGATTCTAGAATGGGGACTATTTCTTCCATTCCTCCTATTGATTCCCATGAAGAGACTACCATGCCTATGGTCACGGATGGGCAAACAGGGGTTCAGATGATATTAGAGCCAAATGGTGAGTTGGGGCAAGGGGTAGAGAATGTTTCTATTCCTACACGGACTGCAGCTCCAGAGTCGGATAAGCGAGGTAAATCTTCTCCTCATCTGGGCATTCTTCAAAAAGATGGTAAGAAGGGGGTCTCAGAGAAAAATGTTAAATTGGGATGA